Proteins found in one Triticum aestivum cultivar Chinese Spring chromosome 4D, IWGSC CS RefSeq v2.1, whole genome shotgun sequence genomic segment:
- the LOC123099679 gene encoding uncharacterized protein: protein MRIVGAAKPERMSSMEREPKTLSLGELNYAREAALYVLTTRSSQDAARIFTEGLKPVLGVRSNSTDSDSEDDEEGDVFDPDVLVDDHDVRRHRQMRGRIGKKRDFATAPF from the exons ATGAGGATCGTTGGGGCTGCGAAGCCGGAGAGGATGTCTTCCATGGAGCGGGAGCCCAAGACGCTCTCCCTCGGCGAGCTCAATTACGCCAGG GAAGCAGCGCTGTACGTGCTGACCACGCGCTCCTCGCAGGACGCAGCCCGGATCTTCACCGAG GGTCTGAAGCCGGTGCTCGGCGTCAGGAGCAACTCCACGGACTCTGActcggaggatgacgaggaagggGACGTGTTTGATCCGGACGTGCTCGTCGACGATCACGACGTGCGCCGTCATCGCCAGATGCGTGGCCGCATCGGCAAGAAACGAGACTTCGCTACAGCGCCCTTCTAA